The following proteins are encoded in a genomic region of Mycobacterium kiyosense:
- a CDS encoding short-chain dehydrogenase (frameshifted, insertion at around 4552926), whose translation MVCGRSAQRGAELADQINADGGTAHFIRFDLSDEASVANLMRETAAHYGRLDIIVNNAHPTEHTAGGAAGLEDKIDNPIGELTTEAWRKITLPTFDGLFWALREAIKQFTKQGGTGTIINISSMVSNQGLAGVDVHTATKGAMNALTRSIAVEYAPQIRCNTIVAGLVATGAIEGMVHDPVIGPALAGCVLTTRIAEPRDFVGAAVFLASENESFFVTGQCINVDGGMGVMMPIPKLEAAAAG comes from the coding sequence GTGGTGTGCGGCCGCAGCGCCCAGCGTGGCGCCGAACTGGCCGACCAGATCAATGCCGATGGCGGCACAGCCCATTTCATCCGGTTCGACCTGAGCGACGAAGCGAGCGTGGCCAATCTGATGCGCGAGACCGCGGCGCATTACGGCAGGCTTGACATCATCGTCAACAACGCCCACCCGACCGAACACACCGCCGGGGGCGCAGCGGGCCTCGAGGACAAGATCGACAACCCCATCGGAGAGCTCACGACCGAAGCATGGCGAAAGATCACGCTGCCCACCTTCGACGGGCTCTTCTGGGCGCTGCGCGAGGCGATCAAACAGTTCACCAAACAGGGTGGTACTGGGACCATCATCAATATTTCCAGCATGGTGTCCAACCAGGGCCTGGCCGGCGTGGACGTACACACCGCCACCAAGGGCGCAATGAACGCGCTGACCCGCTCCATTGCGGTCGAATACGCCCCACAGATCCGGTGCAACACCATCGTCGCGGGTCTGGTCGCGACAGGTGCGATCGAGGGAATGGTGCACGACCCAGTCATCGGACCCGCGCTCGCCGGGTGCGTACTGACCACTCGCATCGCAGAACCCCGTGACTTCGTGGGTGCGGCGGTATTCCTTGCCTCCGAAAACGAATCGTTCTTCGTCACCGGCCAGTGCATCAATGTCGACGGCGGCATGGGCGTGATGATGCCCATCCCCAAGCTCGAAGCGGCCGCGGCCGGCTGA
- the crtO_3 gene encoding beta-carotene ketolase gives MKIAGMTENALPAEADYVVIGAGHNGLTAACYLARAGHRVAVLEASPTVGGMTSTNATLAKAPGHFFNEGAIQLTGIFRLSGVAEDLELHKYGLKQISVDPAHIQLAPDGSSLAIWKDASRTADELRRFSPKDARAWLDLANSLDPIMDVVVAYMKSHPLRPFNREMGSSLFGATRHIKDVWKLRNMVYASHTEFLEETFESELPKGALAAMAAFSQMQLDVTAWAMIYLGVVQKVSNAMPVGGTGALPAALHRCLTAHGGTVHTDSRVQQLTVSNDRVTGVLLESGQLVRARNGVLTTCNPVVTLNELLPAGTLDTKLSVRAKDIPIRKTHATSLKINVALEGHVTMKKHEDWRGDGLDLRKYLIAWHTLKEQDAAWNAVVRGQWPDPVPVSCAIIPSAVDPTQAPEGRANLWLWSGVIPVTPEEPWDDVRDKVGDAVLRDSAQYYEGLDRLEIDRAVLGGPDIEARFNAPAGNVYHVDPLISRFGPLKPAAGLAGYRTPVKGLYLSGAGTHPVGGVCALPGKLAAQTALRDNKRR, from the coding sequence ATGAAGATCGCAGGTATGACGGAAAATGCTCTCCCCGCTGAAGCCGACTACGTGGTCATCGGAGCCGGACACAACGGATTGACCGCCGCCTGCTACCTGGCCCGCGCTGGACACCGCGTAGCCGTCCTGGAGGCGTCGCCCACGGTGGGCGGCATGACCTCCACCAACGCCACCTTGGCCAAGGCGCCCGGCCACTTCTTCAACGAAGGCGCGATCCAGCTGACCGGAATCTTCCGGCTCTCCGGAGTCGCCGAGGACCTCGAGCTGCACAAGTATGGTCTCAAGCAGATATCGGTGGACCCCGCGCATATCCAATTGGCTCCGGACGGAAGCTCGCTGGCGATCTGGAAGGACGCCAGTCGCACGGCAGACGAGCTGCGGCGGTTTTCCCCCAAAGATGCTCGGGCCTGGCTGGACCTGGCCAACTCGCTGGATCCGATCATGGATGTGGTGGTGGCCTACATGAAGTCGCACCCACTGCGGCCGTTCAACCGGGAGATGGGCAGCTCGCTGTTCGGCGCCACCCGCCACATCAAGGACGTGTGGAAGCTGCGGAACATGGTCTACGCGTCGCACACCGAATTCCTCGAAGAGACCTTCGAATCCGAGTTACCCAAGGGCGCACTGGCGGCGATGGCCGCGTTTTCGCAAATGCAATTAGACGTGACCGCGTGGGCGATGATCTATCTCGGTGTCGTACAGAAGGTTTCGAACGCGATGCCGGTCGGGGGCACCGGCGCGCTGCCCGCCGCACTGCACCGCTGCCTCACCGCACACGGCGGCACGGTGCACACCGACAGCCGGGTTCAACAGCTCACCGTGTCCAACGACCGGGTGACCGGGGTGCTACTGGAATCCGGTCAGCTGGTCCGGGCCCGCAATGGCGTGCTGACCACCTGTAACCCCGTCGTCACTCTCAACGAGCTGCTACCGGCCGGCACGCTGGACACCAAACTGTCGGTGCGCGCCAAGGACATTCCGATCCGCAAGACCCACGCCACGTCCCTCAAGATCAACGTCGCCCTCGAGGGCCACGTGACGATGAAGAAACACGAGGACTGGCGTGGCGACGGCCTGGACCTGCGCAAGTACCTCATTGCCTGGCACACCCTCAAAGAACAAGATGCTGCCTGGAATGCCGTTGTTCGCGGCCAATGGCCCGACCCGGTTCCGGTGAGCTGCGCCATCATCCCAAGCGCGGTCGATCCCACCCAAGCCCCCGAAGGCCGAGCCAACCTGTGGCTGTGGTCGGGCGTCATCCCGGTGACACCCGAAGAGCCGTGGGACGACGTGCGTGACAAGGTCGGTGACGCCGTGTTGCGCGACTCCGCCCAGTATTACGAGGGACTGGACAGGCTCGAAATCGATCGGGCCGTACTCGGCGGGCCGGATATCGAAGCCAGATTCAACGCACCGGCGGGCAACGTCTACCACGTCGACCCGCTCATCTCCCGATTCGGGCCCCTCAAGCCGGCAGCCGGGCTGGCCGGCTACCGCACGCCAGTCAAAGGTCTCTACCTCAGTGGAGCCGGCACCCATCCCGTCGGCGGCGTGTGCGCCTTGCCTGGAAAGCTCGCTGCCCAGACTGCGTTGCGCGACAACAAGAGGCGATGA
- a CDS encoding hypothetical protein (frameshifted, insertion at around 4556515,4556340), with amino-acid sequence MIDQWNRVTPTMVSLHEFAGRLPMECCQILGFGFRSSTWFDSLGQVPSYQMWLAGQDVRIALAYHRRVLKLLQWRNPREHWILKDPMHLDRIPEMLEVYPDARFVWPHRDPTRALASAVSLLGTVQWGRTDHPFQFGAFDYVTNPDLSAARFNAVIDQIESGAIPKDRLHHVYYADLVDDPIAAIAAMYGAFGLELTEAGRAAMQDYVDAHPRGARPVHKLNLGTEEMNSRDRRAFARYQEYFSIPFE; translated from the coding sequence TTGATCGACCAATGGAACCGCGTCACGCCGACGATGGTGTCCCTGCACGAATTCGCCGGCAGACTACCGATGGAGTGTTGCCAGATCCTCGGATTCGGCTTCCGTTCCTCGACGTGGTTCGACAGCCTCGGCCAGGTTCCCAGCTACCAGATGTGGCTGGCCGGACAGGACGTCCGCATCGCGCTGGCGTATCACCGGCGCGTCCTGAAGCTTCTGCAATGGCGGAACCCGCGTGAGCACTGGATTCTCAAGGACCCCATGCATCTCGACCGCATACCCGAGATGCTCGAGGTTTACCCGGACGCGCGGTTCGTCTGGCCTCATCGCGACCCGACCCGAGCGCTGGCGTCGGCCGTCAGCCTGCTGGGTACCGTCCAATGGGGGCGGACCGACCATCCGTTCCAATTCGGCGCGTTCGACTACGTCACCAATCCCGACCTGTCCGCCGCACGGTTCAACGCCGTCATCGACCAGATCGAATCGGGCGCCATTCCCAAAGACAGACTCCATCACGTGTACTACGCAGACCTAGTCGATGATCCGATCGCGGCGATCGCCGCCATGTACGGCGCGTTCGGTCTGGAACTGACCGAGGCGGGCCGTGCGGCGATGCAAGACTACGTCGACGCACACCCCCGGGGCGCGCGTCCGGTGCACAAGCTCAACCTCGGCACCGAGGAGATGAACTCCCGCGACCGTCGCGCGTTCGCCCGCTATCAGGAGTACTTCTCGATTCCGTTCGAGTAG
- a CDS encoding TetR family transcriptional regulator yields MESETDGKATTRFERQRLRTRRLLLDAGRTLIAAKGVASLRIQDITEEADVALGSFYNYFESKEELLEAVITESLSDLTSAIITNVDDDTDPAAVVALANLRVIRLAYDEPDFARLIVNIGHSEALFGDAVQPYARIAVERGIESGRFVVADIEVLLTAVIGGAFALIREILKGRHGANAHQAFARHVLASLGLPPHEAESIVSAADSRDQTGGQTSLQP; encoded by the coding sequence GTGGAGTCCGAGACCGACGGCAAGGCGACGACGCGCTTCGAACGCCAGCGGCTACGCACCCGGCGCCTGCTGTTGGACGCCGGGCGCACGCTGATCGCCGCCAAAGGCGTTGCCAGCCTGCGCATTCAGGACATCACCGAAGAGGCTGACGTCGCGCTCGGGTCTTTTTACAATTACTTCGAGTCCAAGGAGGAACTCCTTGAGGCGGTGATCACCGAAAGTCTTTCGGACCTGACGTCGGCGATCATCACCAACGTCGACGACGACACCGACCCCGCTGCGGTCGTGGCGCTAGCCAATCTTCGCGTCATCCGGCTCGCCTATGACGAACCCGACTTCGCCCGCCTGATCGTCAACATCGGGCACTCCGAGGCGTTGTTCGGTGACGCCGTCCAGCCGTACGCGCGCATCGCAGTGGAGCGCGGAATCGAAAGTGGCCGTTTCGTTGTCGCCGACATCGAGGTGCTGCTCACCGCGGTGATCGGTGGTGCCTTCGCGCTGATCCGGGAAATACTCAAAGGGCGCCATGGCGCCAACGCGCACCAGGCGTTTGCCCGCCATGTGCTGGCATCCCTCGGCTTGCCGCCGCATGAGGCCGAATCCATCGTCAGCGCCGCGGACAGCCGAGACCAGACTGGCGGTCAAACCTCATTGCAACCCTGA
- a CDS encoding putative phosphotransferase, whose protein sequence is MMALKNVVDTELAAKRLADWLAAKQPDAQGIAVTDVQVPGAGGLSNETVLFTANWHDADGEHTRGMVARVQPDGPGVFPDYDLSKEAAVIGALAEHSSVPVPAVYYLEDDLSVFGAPFLVMQRIDGRIPADDPPFTATGWVLEATPEQRRRMWHNSIDVLAQIHDVDWRAIGLDFLDTPEQHSGLDAGLAQWRRTFEWAAAGEPNPTLEAALRWLDEHRPQHDEPKVLNWGDARVGNMIYTPELIPVGVLDWEMVNLASREQDLGWWLFLMRHHTEGVGLELPAGIPDHGETIAYYEQVTGHQLRDLQYYEVLAGTRLSILMVRAAHMMIDAGLLPPDSPMAQSNPASQLVAKLLDLPAPTGATTSFIGNRG, encoded by the coding sequence ATGATGGCCCTGAAGAATGTCGTCGACACCGAGTTGGCAGCCAAGCGGCTCGCCGACTGGCTGGCAGCGAAACAGCCTGACGCGCAGGGCATCGCTGTGACCGATGTTCAGGTCCCCGGTGCGGGTGGACTTTCCAATGAGACGGTGCTGTTCACCGCCAATTGGCACGACGCCGACGGCGAGCACACGCGCGGTATGGTCGCCCGAGTGCAACCCGACGGCCCCGGGGTGTTTCCGGATTACGACTTGAGCAAGGAAGCCGCGGTCATCGGGGCACTGGCAGAGCACTCCTCGGTCCCGGTGCCTGCGGTGTACTACCTCGAAGACGACCTCTCCGTCTTCGGTGCGCCGTTTCTGGTGATGCAGCGGATCGACGGTCGCATCCCCGCCGACGACCCGCCGTTCACCGCGACCGGATGGGTGCTGGAAGCCACGCCGGAGCAACGACGGCGGATGTGGCACAACAGCATTGACGTACTGGCGCAGATCCACGACGTCGACTGGCGCGCAATCGGATTGGACTTCCTCGACACCCCGGAGCAGCACAGCGGTCTCGACGCGGGTCTCGCTCAATGGCGACGCACCTTCGAGTGGGCTGCGGCCGGCGAGCCGAACCCCACTCTGGAAGCGGCGCTGCGCTGGCTGGACGAGCACCGCCCGCAGCATGACGAACCCAAAGTTCTCAATTGGGGGGACGCACGGGTGGGCAACATGATCTACACTCCTGAACTCATCCCCGTGGGCGTGCTCGATTGGGAGATGGTGAATCTGGCCAGCCGCGAACAGGATCTCGGTTGGTGGCTGTTTCTGATGCGCCATCACACCGAGGGCGTCGGCCTCGAGCTGCCGGCGGGTATCCCCGACCACGGCGAAACCATCGCCTACTACGAGCAGGTGACCGGTCACCAACTGCGCGACCTGCAGTACTACGAGGTTCTGGCCGGCACCCGACTATCGATCCTGATGGTCCGCGCCGCGCACATGATGATCGACGCGGGACTGCTGCCACCGGACTCGCCCATGGCGCAAAGCAATCCCGCCAGCCAACTCGTCGCGAAACTGCTTGACCTGCCGGCGCCCACCGGCGCCACTACCAGCTTCATCGGGAATCGGGGTTGA
- a CDS encoding enoyl CoA dehydratase/isomerase produces MTDTVLVDTADRVMVITINRPQAKNAIDSSVATGIAAAIDDLESRDDLTAAILTGADGTFCAGMDLKAFLRGESPSIPGRGFAGLTESPPTKPLIAAVEGWALAGGCELVLSADIVVASTAAKFGLPEVKRGLVAAAGGLLRLPKALPYSLAMLTALTGEPITAADAERHGLVAVLTEPGAALATARDIAAKIAANGPLAVRATKKILASQSNWTDLAAFEWQREITGRVRESADAKEGALAFAEKRAPQWQGK; encoded by the coding sequence GTGACCGATACCGTCCTCGTCGACACCGCGGACCGCGTCATGGTGATCACGATCAACCGTCCGCAAGCCAAGAACGCGATCGACAGCTCGGTTGCCACCGGTATCGCTGCGGCGATCGACGACCTGGAATCCCGTGACGACCTCACGGCGGCCATCCTGACGGGCGCCGACGGAACATTCTGCGCGGGTATGGATCTCAAGGCCTTTCTGCGCGGCGAGTCACCGTCGATCCCCGGACGTGGTTTTGCCGGCCTCACCGAGAGCCCGCCCACCAAGCCGCTGATTGCGGCGGTCGAGGGCTGGGCGCTGGCGGGTGGCTGCGAGCTGGTGCTCAGCGCGGACATCGTGGTGGCCAGCACGGCCGCTAAATTCGGTCTGCCCGAAGTGAAGCGGGGACTGGTCGCCGCAGCCGGCGGGCTGCTGCGGCTGCCGAAGGCGTTGCCCTACTCGCTGGCTATGCTGACCGCGTTGACGGGAGAACCGATCACCGCTGCGGATGCCGAACGTCATGGACTGGTCGCCGTGCTCACTGAACCCGGTGCAGCCTTGGCAACAGCGCGCGACATCGCCGCCAAGATCGCCGCGAATGGGCCGCTGGCGGTCAGGGCCACGAAGAAGATTCTTGCCAGCCAGAGCAATTGGACCGATCTCGCGGCGTTCGAGTGGCAGCGCGAGATCACCGGCCGGGTGCGGGAGTCCGCCGACGCCAAGGAAGGCGCTCTGGCGTTCGCGGAAAAACGCGCGCCCCAGTGGCAGGGTAAGTAA
- a CDS encoding putative acyl-CoA dehydrogenase FadE — MSEFARELTDLIKSLAAESGDTDSAWGQVCELGLAGIGVPEGRGGSGGSLADLIVVIRELARAGLGTPIVEASTAAYAMDAAAGEQFDTIVVAPDLNLASKSLTARLPRVPFADKAAALVIVASSAVGRVALAGESVTVETDHDIAGLPYGGVQLDHAPVEHVPAGPTVAQIGDRLALARSAALLGSAWAAYELTRSYVLQREQFGAPLVKIPAVSSALAQMTVRTRFAQSALDRATAACAATDVPDTHRFGAVSAARIGAAAAATLVARTSHQLHGAVGITAEYDLHRHTSTLWALRDADQSEFDYCRRLGARVRDEGEIELWESISA, encoded by the coding sequence GTGAGTGAATTCGCGCGCGAACTGACAGACCTCATCAAGAGCCTCGCGGCGGAGTCCGGAGATACGGATTCGGCATGGGGCCAGGTCTGCGAACTGGGACTTGCCGGAATCGGGGTACCGGAAGGCCGAGGTGGTTCGGGCGGGAGCCTGGCCGACCTGATCGTGGTTATCCGGGAGTTGGCCCGTGCCGGACTGGGTACCCCGATCGTCGAGGCGTCGACAGCCGCGTATGCAATGGATGCGGCGGCAGGTGAGCAATTCGACACGATCGTCGTCGCGCCCGATTTGAACCTTGCGTCGAAATCGCTTACCGCGCGACTGCCTCGGGTGCCGTTCGCCGACAAGGCCGCCGCCCTGGTGATCGTGGCCTCCTCGGCGGTGGGCAGGGTCGCGCTGGCGGGGGAATCGGTCACCGTCGAAACGGACCACGACATCGCCGGGTTGCCCTACGGCGGTGTACAACTCGACCACGCACCGGTCGAGCACGTGCCCGCCGGGCCGACCGTTGCGCAGATTGGCGACCGTCTGGCTCTGGCGAGGTCGGCCGCGTTACTCGGCAGCGCTTGGGCCGCATACGAACTCACCCGCAGCTACGTGTTGCAGCGTGAACAATTCGGTGCGCCGTTGGTGAAGATTCCTGCCGTGTCGAGCGCGCTGGCACAGATGACGGTGCGTACCAGGTTCGCTCAATCGGCACTGGATCGGGCAACGGCGGCGTGTGCCGCTACCGACGTGCCCGACACGCACCGGTTCGGCGCGGTTTCTGCGGCCCGCATCGGCGCGGCCGCCGCGGCGACGCTGGTGGCACGGACCTCGCACCAGTTGCACGGGGCGGTGGGCATCACCGCCGAGTACGACTTGCACCGCCACACCAGCACGTTGTGGGCACTGCGAGACGCCGATCAGTCCGAATTCGACTACTGCCGCCGGCTCGGGGCACGGGTGCGCGACGAAGGCGAAATCGAGCTCTGGGAAAGCATTTCGGCCTAG
- a CDS encoding acyl-CoA dehydrogenase — protein MTGIAAVTDLPDDTDAAERLAALRREVRELTGSWLAEGRYTPRSDCWLRSFDLDFSRALAERGLIGITWPVEFGGGGLDARSRLVVTEELLRAGAPVAAHWIADRQIGPAILRHGSHELQQELLPGIIRAEYIFCLGMSEPEAGSDLAAVRTTAKRVDGGWSVSGRKIWTSVAHRATHAYLLARTDSTGKKHEGLSEFVVDMSTPGIEVSPIVDMSGEHHFNEVTFTDVFIPQHRLLGTEGNGWRQVVEQLSFERGGPERVLSTYPLLAETLDHLRRADDDRYDVELGALVARLATLRRQCWEIANALDAGRAPVVEAASLKYLGTEFENDVIEFARRVGLPTSRKDPLAEALLASPGFTLRGGASDVLLSIVTKSETKP, from the coding sequence ATGACGGGGATCGCCGCTGTTACCGACCTGCCGGATGACACCGATGCCGCAGAGCGGCTCGCCGCGCTGCGGCGAGAAGTGCGTGAGCTGACTGGATCATGGCTGGCTGAGGGTCGCTACACACCGCGCAGCGACTGCTGGCTGCGTTCCTTCGATCTGGACTTCAGTCGCGCGCTTGCTGAGCGGGGACTTATCGGCATCACCTGGCCGGTGGAGTTCGGCGGTGGCGGTCTGGACGCCCGGTCGCGTCTGGTCGTCACCGAAGAACTGCTGCGCGCGGGAGCGCCGGTCGCCGCCCACTGGATCGCCGATCGGCAGATCGGTCCGGCGATTCTGCGTCACGGCAGCCACGAACTGCAGCAGGAATTGCTGCCGGGCATCATCAGGGCCGAGTACATCTTCTGCCTCGGTATGAGTGAGCCCGAAGCGGGATCTGACTTGGCCGCGGTACGTACCACCGCGAAGCGGGTCGACGGGGGCTGGTCGGTCAGCGGCCGCAAGATATGGACCAGCGTTGCGCACCGCGCGACGCACGCCTACCTGTTGGCGCGCACGGATTCCACCGGCAAGAAGCACGAAGGTCTGTCCGAATTCGTGGTGGACATGTCCACTCCCGGCATCGAGGTTTCGCCGATTGTCGACATGTCGGGCGAACACCATTTCAACGAGGTCACTTTCACCGACGTCTTCATTCCGCAGCATCGTCTGCTCGGGACGGAGGGAAACGGCTGGCGCCAGGTGGTCGAACAGCTTTCGTTCGAACGAGGCGGCCCGGAACGGGTGTTGAGCACCTACCCGCTCTTGGCCGAAACGCTCGACCACCTCCGTCGTGCCGATGACGACCGCTACGACGTGGAACTAGGTGCCCTGGTCGCGCGGCTGGCCACGCTTCGGCGCCAATGTTGGGAGATCGCCAACGCCCTGGATGCCGGTCGCGCCCCCGTCGTGGAGGCGGCCAGTCTGAAGTATCTGGGCACGGAGTTCGAGAACGACGTCATCGAATTCGCGCGCCGGGTAGGGCTGCCGACCTCACGCAAAGACCCACTGGCGGAGGCGCTCTTGGCGTCTCCCGGGTTCACGCTGCGGGGTGGCGCCTCAGATGTGCTGCTTTCGATCGTCACGAAGAGTGAGACCAAGCCGTGA
- the paaG_1 gene encoding enoyl-CoA hydratase, with the protein MIKRVQRQYAPHMTIRHGDLRLDVNGDVAEIVWAATGLNLFTPEVADAYDAALDDLPESARALIVRAEGKVFCAGVQAQQFTTMDAEAGTEFSRRLLGLVQRIERLPLPTVAVVHGLNLTIGLELTLACDFIWAAAEANMGLVEARVGITPAAGGTQRLVARAGVAHAREMVITGQTYPASVLRDWGVIDRVLPQEQLLMAAREFAAELAAGPTVATAIAKQIIALARDHGVAAADAATPELAGPVLSSEDAAIGVKTLLSQGPGAKPPFRGR; encoded by the coding sequence TTGATTAAGCGCGTGCAACGTCAGTACGCTCCGCACATGACCATCCGGCATGGCGATCTTCGGCTGGACGTGAACGGCGACGTGGCCGAGATCGTGTGGGCGGCAACGGGGCTCAATCTGTTCACCCCCGAGGTCGCCGACGCTTACGACGCGGCGTTGGACGACCTTCCCGAGAGCGCACGCGCCCTGATCGTGCGGGCCGAAGGCAAGGTGTTCTGCGCCGGGGTTCAGGCTCAGCAGTTCACCACGATGGACGCCGAGGCGGGCACGGAGTTCAGCCGCCGGCTGCTCGGCCTCGTCCAACGGATCGAGCGGCTACCGCTACCCACCGTCGCCGTGGTACACGGCCTGAACCTCACCATCGGCCTCGAACTGACGTTGGCATGCGACTTCATCTGGGCCGCGGCGGAAGCGAACATGGGATTGGTCGAAGCCCGGGTGGGTATCACGCCCGCCGCCGGCGGCACCCAGCGTCTGGTGGCCCGGGCCGGGGTGGCACACGCCAGAGAAATGGTCATCACCGGGCAGACCTATCCGGCATCGGTGTTGCGAGATTGGGGGGTCATCGACCGCGTGCTGCCGCAGGAGCAGTTGCTGATGGCCGCCCGCGAGTTTGCCGCCGAACTCGCGGCGGGCCCCACGGTCGCCACCGCGATAGCCAAACAGATCATCGCGCTTGCTCGCGATCACGGTGTCGCGGCGGCCGACGCCGCCACCCCAGAACTGGCCGGACCGGTCCTGAGCAGTGAAGACGCCGCGATCGGCGTCAAGACACTACTCAGCCAGGGCCCGGGCGCTAAGCCCCCTTTTCGCGGCCGTTAG
- a CDS encoding TetR family transcriptional regulator, whose translation MVRPKVALISRRKVLETALTIIDQDGLAGLSIRRLADALGVNGASLYHHFENKDEILVGAAELALSNVRTPEASDDNWRHWMSQNARNLRNALLEHPGLVPLIVSKRSLGMGARMLNTSAERLMAEGVPSAAVMPLLDALELFAIGSALHDTQGYSPEDQHDIDGDKYPALAKAMSESGLSSDEIFDLVTSSILDAIDAAVKVRQARWLPAGQAQDGSGANGREKGA comes from the coding sequence ATGGTAAGGCCCAAAGTTGCGCTCATCTCGCGACGCAAGGTACTCGAGACGGCGCTGACCATCATCGACCAGGACGGTCTAGCGGGTCTGAGTATCCGCCGCCTGGCCGACGCGCTCGGTGTCAACGGTGCTTCGCTCTACCACCATTTCGAGAACAAGGACGAAATCCTGGTCGGCGCAGCCGAATTAGCCCTGAGCAACGTTCGGACGCCGGAAGCCTCCGATGACAACTGGCGGCACTGGATGTCACAGAACGCCCGCAATCTGCGCAACGCACTGCTCGAGCATCCGGGGCTGGTACCGCTGATCGTGTCCAAGCGTTCCCTGGGCATGGGCGCCCGGATGCTGAACACCTCGGCGGAACGGCTGATGGCAGAGGGAGTGCCGAGCGCCGCGGTCATGCCATTGCTGGACGCACTCGAGTTGTTCGCCATCGGCAGCGCTCTGCACGACACACAAGGTTATTCGCCCGAGGATCAGCACGATATCGACGGCGACAAATATCCGGCGCTGGCCAAAGCGATGTCGGAGAGCGGATTGTCTTCCGACGAGATCTTCGACCTCGTCACCTCCAGCATTCTGGACGCGATCGATGCGGCGGTGAAAGTGCGCCAGGCAAGGTGGTTGCCGGCCGGCCAGGCCCAGGACGGATCAGGGGCTAACGGCCGCGAAAAGGGGGCTTAG
- a CDS encoding hypothetical protein (frameshifted, insertion at around 4571762,4571452): MVDRFKDMYKSGGENVYPAEVERVLHEHPDVADAAVIPIVDERWGEVGRALIVLNPGGRPRPRCARRALQRTPGQVQGARGILGRAAVRTKRDRQDSQGRFEEAVRFADPDCLGPMSVQ; encoded by the coding sequence ATGGTCGACCGGTTCAAGGACATGTATAAGTCTGGCGGCGAAAACGTCTACCCCGCCGAGGTCGAGCGGGTGCTGCATGAGCATCCCGACGTCGCGGACGCCGCCGTCATCCCGATCGTCGACGAGCGCTGGGGTGAAGTCGGAAGGGCCCTCATCGTCTTGAATCCGGGGGGTCGACCTCGACCGCGATGCGCTCGCCGCGCACTGCAGCGCACGCCTGGCCAGGTACAAGGTGCCCGCGGAATTCTTGGCCGTGCAGCCGTTCGAACGAAACGTGACCGGCAAGATTCCCAAGGCAGATTTGAAGAAGCGGTACGGTTCGCCGACCCCGACTGTCTCGGCCCAATGAGTGTTCAGTGA